From a single Bacteroidales bacterium genomic region:
- the atpC gene encoding ATP synthase F1 subunit epsilon produces MSLNIRVITKNKTIYADKVKMAQFPGIDGLFGVLNNHAPMVYVLKKGSIKVTKSDDKEQFIEIDGGLVEVFNNEIVVLAD; encoded by the coding sequence ATGAGCTTGAATATCAGGGTAATCACAAAAAATAAAACGATTTATGCCGATAAAGTCAAAATGGCCCAGTTCCCGGGAATTGACGGGTTATTTGGTGTGCTGAATAATCATGCTCCCATGGTTTATGTGTTAAAAAAGGGCTCCATCAAAGTCACAAAATCAGATGATAAAGAGCAATTTATCGAAATCGATGGCGGCCTGGTGGAAGTGTTCAATAACGAAATCGTCGTGCTGGCGGATTAA